The genomic stretch TCCATGACTAAATCTCAATTAATTTACAGCAAATAATCCCAATTTCATAAATGTCATAAAAAAACTCAAATTATAATGTCAGACAGTCTTTTGATGAGTTAAATACGTTAATATATAAATGAACCGTCTCACAGTGTAAAACCCGACTTACACAACAAAAATaaatgaagagttaagaacgatttaacacctaagagggggagggggtgaattaggtgtacctttttaaaaaaatttattcttaacttggttaattagttaacttaagtaaagaatattatagtacaagacttgagaaacttaattgaatgtaagttcacaagagtCTGACAGATTCTATGTCACGGTATAGGTGATCGTGACAcgtaacttgattaggtacaaGCGAGAAATaacaaagtggaagaacgtaaaagtaaatgaacaaacaaacgacattttaaaaattggttcagcctctactccgaggcctacgtccaaccgttattttattgcttgtttagaaatttactcaaacttactaaaccccttacaatgaaaataactcgccaacctactccggttgcactcaaacttaaagctactccgcttcaagagtttatgggttctatctcaaggtgttacagaatcttgaatctcaagagttcacttaaatgaacatggagattacaatgaagatctaacacgagaatcatggaacaaactcatcatgtcacaaGATCTGaatgatacttggaggttttctgactttttcgaaaacaattttgaagacttaaaatcggaaaaacgttttgcaaatacttgaagaacaaagctttcaatgcacaaatgatttgcaaggtttttacaataaatgctttggaagtcttgagaaataaatgtgactaagacactctatttatagtggatttagtcttaggtaagtacactttgaaaaattaaatccaatataaaaatgatagctttgagtgatggtaagtgttagacttgtaggcttggggcttaagaaatcagaaaacttaagcttctacactcaacatgtgacaatttaccgaaatggcaaaaagcctttcttactttagaagtttgacaagtcttctttgccattttggtaaaaggtgtttgcacaaatctagaggtttagtcaagtgggcttgtgaccccaaaatttcagattgttttcaagtttctgaaaattcaaatgtttaaggtttaaaatttgcaaagttttgacacttaaaaacatttggacgaaaactcctccgtatgatagtaccgaAACCACGACATCAATCAtaccgttgcatggttttgccattacttgacttaaataagaatgttacacttactcttacatatatcgactaaggctttggaaagtatcattgtcttgacttctttgattggcttgatcatcttgaatcattgttgaaagtccatttgattgcttcattcactaattatttcaactaagagcaaacaatcaaataacaaggggacttggcatcatcaatctaatgtgttctaacaaTAAACTCAAACAAGCTGGCAATTGAACTACCTGAAGCCAAACTAAAGTTTTGCCATGCAAAGAAGGGAGAGCAGCAAAACGACGAGACCAGGAAGGAACAGTTCCCTAATGAATGGCATTTATGATAATTGCATCAGTAAATTTTGCAATATTAGGGATTTCATTCACGGTGTCATCCAACTTCTGGTAAAATTCATCTGGTGGTAGATATGTTTCATTTGTTGAGCAGTTTGAAAACTGTGTTTTTGTGATGTAAACACTGGCAACGAAAGGGAGAAGTTTTGGGACAAGTAAGGGTGTCCctaccttgtcccccctatccgttttgtgagtagtattacccgtcacttgctccgacccatcttcagcaagactaactgttttGGTAAACATGATGGTTGCTGCTTATTTTTGGACAACATGCTACCACTTAGAAACATATACTCCTCCTAAACCGGGTaaacgggtcaatcgggtcgggttagtATATTTTGAGTTGGGTCATttcggatttgagttattttcgGGTAAACTAGTATAAAGTTATTTGTGGATGATAATCAGTTTGCAACAAATAAAAGTTCGGGTCCGATTATACTGGGTTGGGTCAATTTGGAATCGTGTCACCTTTGGATCAGGTGTCGGGTCGGGTTATTCAGGTCGGGtccattttgccaggtctacattCCTCCAAATTCTTGGCTAAGACAGATGTAAAAATAGATCGTCTCAAGAATAAAACGGATTAAATAACACCCACGTGTAGAGTTGTTCATCAGTGCGGGCCAGCTCGGCCCAGTCCGCATCAGGGGGCCAGTTTTTTCTAGCCCAACCAGCCCACGTGCCAGCCCAGCATAGCCACCCCTCTACCCGGGCCGGGCCAATGCCCCAAATTTCCAGCCCAACTCGCTAAAAATTCAGGAAAACACTAAAAAAAGAGGCAATTTTTTACATACGTTTTTTTGGTAAGAAAAGTCGTTTTagagtatgtgaaagagtaaaaacCGTACATATGAAAAAATAGAACTCTAattttttgtgagaggaaatggatgAAATGGAATGAATAGGATGTTAACCGGATTCgttaatatcgacgacgttttagtaaacgtcgacgacgtttttcaAAAAAAAGACGACCTTGCCCCTGCTATCTCACTTCACCATTTCTCTCTATTCTCTCTAACTCAAAACTCAACTTCACCAACATTCAACTTCCACCAACATTCAATCCATTCgcccaccaccactaccacaccCCCGCCGCTTCTACCACCATTGCCCTGCCGCCGACACCCTGACCTGCCGCCGACACCACTCACCTGCCGCCGGTGACAAaggtatgtgttttttttttttttttttttttgttaaattagtttagaaattgaaattaaatagtttctttcctttattgttattgtaaatcgattaaattgattggattttgttttagaattgaattagttagtaaattaggttatgtgttagctttttattaaaattaattgaaTTAGTTTAGAATTTGTtagtttttctattaaaattcatgttaattagttgttattatgtaaattttggtattgttatatgttgtttgcgaaatatagttgattgtgattgatttttgagtcgaaatttgttgttgttaatcGGATTGGGAGTTAATTTGAACGGTTTTAAGGGCGAAACCACGGCCAAACGTTGGAAATGGTTGTTGGCCGTGGGTTTAACGTTGGAAAGCAACGTTCCTCTGTGGGCTGAACGTGGGAATTGCATGTTTGGCTGCGGTCAAACGTTTAATTCTCACGTTTGAccgtggtcaaacgttggaaataattgtttggccgtggtcaaacatCCAATTTCATTGTTTGGccgcggtaaaaaaaaaaaaatgtttgcccgcggtaaaacaaaaaaaaaatgtttgcccgctgtaaaaaaaaaaaaatgtttagccACCGTTAACTAAGGGATTTTTTTGTTCAACCGCGGTCAAagaaggggtttgttttgttagTCCGcggtaaattaatttttttttaaaaaaccgtgttttatgctATTATTTGCCGATTTTTGTTACTTTATATGATATTTAGTCGATTAACGTGTTTTCTAACAACTTCCAATTTCCTAATGCAGATGGCAGATCGAAATGAGAGAGGAAAGACAATCATGAATGCTCCGCCTCCGCCTAACATACACGACCGTACCGCTGGGCGTTATGTTACGGGCTCTAAGCGTCGTTTGCGAGTTAAGCAGGCCCACAAGCAGCCACCCCCACTTCGAGAGACGTCTGGAATGGTTATGATGCCTACTCCCGGTCACGTCGTTAGCGAGTCGGAGGAGGCGAGGTCTCGGGAGGTTCTTTGGTAGTTACCAAAGCATGATAGAGAGGGAGTTTGTCGGATGACGgttgggaggaggaggaggacgctgGAGAGTATGTGGTCCAACCGAACCCGGCACCGCCGAGAGTGTTGAGTCTGAAGTTGGGCCGGGATAGTAGAGGACGTTATTCGAGTGTTAGAGAGTCCTCTAGCACCGATAGGTCGAGGAGGCAGGTTGTTTACCTAGGGAACGAGCATGACTCGTTACGGGCTTACCTCTTGATGTTACTGGGTCATACTCTTTTCATGGATAAGAGTGGTGATAGGGTGTCCGCTCAGTTGTTGCCCTTGTTTGATAGTCTTGAGCGGGTTGGTTCATATGCTTGGGGTGCGGCTTGTTTGGCTTGCTTGTTTTGCATTGACTGCTTTGTTCACATGCCATCTACACAACAAATGCTCAGCCCGGGGAAATACTTGCTCAAGAGCGCTGATCAAACCCAATTCCCGGTCGGTGACAAATACAGCAGGGGACGCAACTCCGGTGGCATGTAAAATCGCAGCTAACTTTCTCAACAGCCACTTGTAATTCACGTCGACTCGGAAGGAATCATCGCACATGCAATTAAGAAGGACGATCCCGTGGGTGTCACACCAACCATCTCAATGAGTGGATTCTGGTAAATGTTGGTTTTATAAGTCGAATCCATGAGGACCACATAAGGATAAGCTCGaaacaacttaatcgcttcagGATGAGCCATGAAAATGTGAGTCAACTCTTTTGACTCCTCGGAATCAATCTCGTAGAAGTGGACGTATTTCGCTGCCACCGCTAGAGCCAACATTTGCTGAGCGGTGTTTCTTTCACCCATTTCTTCTTTCTTAATTTTCCTTGTTTCATTATACAGTTGGGTGCTGACGGTTGAGGTTTATCGGGAGATCTCAAATGAAGACCATTTTTAATATCCCACGGTTGAACCCCGGCCAATGTTTGTTGCCTAACATATGCCTTCTCTTCCGCGTCCAATCCCGCAAAGTGCCGATCCCCGTCCTTATAAACGGCTACGTTGTGGTTGTGTAGTCCACCACCCTCAGAGGTTAGAATGTTCCACACCACCGTCTCTTTATCATTTTTAGACACGAAATTTTGAACGACACGAATACGAAACTTGCATGAACACTTCTGCGACCTCCTTGGCTTTTCAAGATCGTCCGTTTCTTTTGGTTTACCATGTCTTTTACATCGAAAATAACTTGCCAACAACCCGTTCTTTTTCCTATTTTTATCTCCGttatttgctttaaccaaagcaaaCCCATTCTCGAATGCGATTTTCTGAGCCCAATTGAAAGCTTCGTCACGCGTTTCGAAATCTATAGTAGTCtcgaacaacgggttgtaatcaaTTGGATTATCGCCAAAATCCTCCCACGATTCCTGTTACAAGCAATAACGACTatagtaagacaataaaaaggaatCATATACTACATAAATTGCgtaaaacgaaagaaaaacatgtaaaaacgaCTTATTCATGCCTAAAACACGAGACCCAACAAACGACCGCGGTCAAACATTACTTTCTATCGATCAACCGCGGACGAACAACGAAAACCAACTTTAATCCACGGCCAAACAATGAAAATCAAcatttgaccacggccaaacaatgaaaatcaacatttgaccatggccaaacaatgaaatccaacgtttgaccacggccaaacattgaattccaacgtttgaccacggccaaacattggaatccaacgtttgaccacggccaaacattgGAATCCAACGttggaccatggccaaacgtggAATTCCATTGTTTGGTCCGTGGCAAACGTTGGTTTCCAACGTTTGGGCCGTGGTCTGAACGTTGGTTTCCAACTTTGGCCATGGTTCATCTTTCGGGGGACATTTTTCAGATTACGCAACAAATTCAAACATTCCCTACTACTAAGTTAATACGTCAATTAATTCAACTATCGAATAGAATGAACGATgcgcaaaaaaaaattgaaaaattaagcaaATGATTAAGTTGTTTACGTACCGTTGAATCGAGATTAGacatattgttaattgttgttgttgttgttgtttgttttgaatttagttgagtttgagagaattttttttagagagataaagtcATAAGGGCAGTcatcgtcttttttatgaaaaacgtcgtcgatatttactaaaacgtcgtcgatataaatcagcccccTTTCTTAATTATAgcaaacactcttttacatttaAGAAAAAAAGTCAGAAAACGAGAGTTAACCGAAGCATGTGGTTAAGTAAGAGTAGCACATGGATTTTATCATCATCACTAGTGATATGACATCGTAAAGACTCAAGAGTACAGTTCATCACTCTCTCTTCCAGTGTCTTGATTGTCTCCTTACCCTATTCCTCATCATCCTCATATATCAGCCTAAATTAGTACAATTTCTCTTTTGTGACGGAAAGTACCCGTCACAGGGGAAACTTAATGTTAAATTAGACACATACCAAACTGTTTTCCCCTTTAAATTCAGTTAACATTTGCCACAAATTTTATGGATATTAAAAGAATCTTGACATAAAAGAGAGTTTGGAAAATGCATATTACAATCACAACTAagactactaatggcgtgttaaAGCGTCACAAGCCATACAACGATCATCATGTAATTGTAGCTGCTGCTTCTGTGTTGTATAAAGAATGCCTGAAGAACCACGCAGCCAGCATGGGCAGACATTTGGTAGATGGTTGCGGCGAGTTTATGCCATCACTGACGGCGACAGTGACAGACCCAACCTCGATCAGGTGCGAGGCTTGCGGGTGTCACCGCAATTTCCACAGATGTGAGTACAGTCCACAGCACCGTCATTACCCGGTGGAAGCACGCCGTAAGCGGTTCAGAACAAAATTCAGCAAAGAACAGAAGGAGAAGATGATGGAATTTGCGGTGAAAGTTGGGTGGAAAGTACAAAAGTGCAAGCAAGAATTAGTAAGTGTATTTTGTAAGGAAATAGGAGTTGAAACAGGAGTTTTCAAGGTATGGATGCACAATAACAAGCACACTTTTATTGTCAAGAGATCTGGAAATACTAATTATGAAAatagcagcagcaacaacaacaacaacaacagccacACCAATGCTTCTTCATCTTCCTCTTAATTCTTAATGGCTAATTAAATTAGTtaaattaatctctcttttgaATTGGAGAATGAAAGCAATCTTTTTTATTTCACCAAAggaatgtttaattatcactttatAAGAGAATGAAAGTTTAATTTTACGTCTTTGATAATAAtaaaaactagttttaaacccgtgctaaattgcacgggtatgtatttgggccgatattaatgtttttggatgttttttttttttttttgcatttctattatacttatctagttggtctaaatcagtgatctacataattaatgtttaaacttgttacaaatacgtgttcacatgcaatggtttaagaggaaGTAACAAaggatttttttaaaataaatatatcgtactatctagtttttaaaaattatgcatgtaatttattcgcattatatgtaattcaatcccataattaaatgtaattccttctcgtaattatgtaattttattattattattattttttaaaaaaattaggtaattcatttatttgtaattaattttatttattccgatttgtaattcattccacttatatgccattaatttcttttattcggaatgtataaaattatttcatagtatttgttctaagacggaatttatcgcatgtttgaaaagacggaaatctgaagaaataaatacattgcacactcacgggtcccaccataacatgaatttccaaaaaaaaaaacctgcattaatgacgtggcgcgctgcggattgagtattgtcttttgtattaatatagataagatttccCAAGAAATTTGTCAAATATTGCGAATTGACTTAATTAATAACGCATAAACTATCACCTTttacaattaactttgagattattAAATATTTAGCTGTTAAAATGTCTTCTTTAATGCTAGGGCTTCTATGACAAGAATGTTGTTAGATCCGCATTTTTTTGCTCCTAACAAAACGATTTTACCATTATGATCTTTTATACAGTATCCTAAAGAAGCTTTATTCCCAATTATtttcgatccgtcaaaatttaaatttaaaaaaCCATTTATAGATTTTCACACCAGACTCTGTCACATGCTATCACAGATTGGTTCTTTCTAAGAAAAAAATGAGTACTAATAGttaataaattttataattaagtcatttatttatatttttttcctACGAAATTTAAAACAATAGTcagtacaataaaataaaataagattccAAACTCTGTCACATGCTATCATATATTGGCTACGACAAAGCAAGATGCGATTAGATTGGTATGGATAATAAGAGAGACAATTTAATTTGGAGAATAGCTTCTGTAGTTGTAGTAATACTGACACATATAGATCAAAATTGACGTAAACCGTCTCTTGCTTTATGAAGGCCCATGCATAAACCTAACCTTTTGAGTTTTTGATCCCATGTATATGCAAACATCCGAGCATAAAGTAGTTTTAACAAATTGACCTCCACCAAAACGAGATTTCCCCACAACTAAAACGTGCCAAATATTCCGACAGTTGCTATTCATCATGGACAATGGAGTGAACCTAACTTGTAAATTGTAATCAATTATTTTTCATGGCAATTCGTCTTGCTTTAAACAGGCTATTTTGATCTGAAGTAATAATACGAGATTTCGtaatcattttacaataaatatGAGATCATTGTTAAAAAAACAAGTTACCATAAGCGATAACAATGACTatattattgtacttttgtttaaCCATACAATGATCGCATATGTTTGACACAAGTTTCAAATGAAAAGTAACGTATGAAATAAAAACTTGTGTTTTGATAGAACGTGACAACCAACCAAATTTCATAGCGAATGAACAAACACGACACTTAGAAATTTATACGGAATGTCTTACCAAAAATGTGTGGCAATGGTAATATTTTGACCACTAAAACTAGCCAtgtaactagatatatagtataAAAAATAGGAAAATGAGatggcgacaccgggtgttactcaAATTGAGCGATACCCGGGACATTATTGTAATTTACTTAGGTATTTTGCTTCCCCTCCATAAAAATTCAAATTTCAAACTAATTAGTGTTAAAGGGCAATTTAGGAACTTAAGATTAATTAAATATTGTGAAAATTGTTAATTACCACCTACTATTTACCgtattttacaaattaccacattgtatttcgtttattacTAATAACCACCTATATTAGACGGTATATATCCCATCTACCACCGTATTTCATTCCCGATCATCATTCAAATAACTTCTCGACTCATTAAGTGAATAAACCGCAAAAAGACCAAAACACCCTTAATTTTATTCACTCCAAAAACTCACTGCCATCTAATTAAgagagaaaccaaaatcaaacacTCTAAATCCACAACTACAATCAAAATCAAATTATTTTTTGCGAGTAATCAAGATCCAACAACCAAAATTGTAAGGACCTTTATCTGTAAAGAGAATCACATACGTTCATCATCATTCATCAATCTTATTCAATCTCCATGAGGAATTAATATGTTGTTGTTATTACTCTATCCACATTATATAACATGATAATTATCCTCTTTCTTCCTCTTGTGCACCCATACATCATCCCTCCCACCATCTCTGTTGGAAATATAGGGGCTTTTATTGCCTTTGGAGtgtttccaattgtcccacattggtgaggaaaaggaAGTTTTATGGGTTTATATATACCCACcctccttaccatatcactagtgggtcatgggaggcttttgtggaagctttgcgaggtgcttaattcagctcgcacacgtgcccgtgcccgagcccggcccgaCCCGACCCGGATCCGGATCCGTGattcgggatttgggatttgggatttggcaatcgcctgcggcgggctgtgcctcAAATCCGAGTTAGTGGGAGAAAGACTCTCCCAGCCCAATTCATGACTCTTTTTGGGCCAAAACCGACTCCTGAAACTGTGCCTCAAATCCGAGTTAGTGGGAGAAAGACTCTCCCCACTAACAGTCAGGTTGACTGACTAATTCAACACAACTAACAACAATAAAAACAGCCCAATTCATGACTCGGCtccggcccaaaaagataggcacagcccgccgcaggcgattgccaaatcccgaatcacgaatccggatccgggccgggccgggctcgggcacgcgcgcgcgcgcgtgtgcgagctgaattaagcacctcgcaaagcttccacaaaagcctcccatgacccactagtgatatggtaaggaggGTGGGTATATATAAACCCATAAAACTtccttttcctcaccaatgtgggacaattggaaacaCTCCAAAGGCAATAAAAGCCCCtatatttccaacaatcccccactagggcGCTGAGACAGAGAAAGAAATTtcgggtaaaggaaggattggatacttaggtatcaatatctttcgatttgaattgacactttagtgaaatgaggaaacaacttacttacaattagagaatatcttgcgatttgaattcctagccgAGCTTCATCGatacccccacaacacatatcataccttgattaagatCGTTCgcgaaagtgcaacgcgctcttttagagtAATGCGTTTAACTTGGTATTGGCAGACATGTTCACATGACTTCTCATAGTCTTGTGATCATCACACCTGAataggtggctcaagtgcttctcaacaGCACTTCTCACGTGagtcattaaggacctaagtccaacctggtgtatgatccatcaagtgcgtctcaaaagcaccaccattaaggctatgaatcatacaacgccataggaatagaagctttagacttagtcaagtctcactcttgacctaaggacttaagccccattcccctcgacgtatcaacgactagtctcctagccagccctttagtaaagggatcaaagaagattgttttcggacttcacatagtccaaagcaatcactccattgtcttggagttgtctaactgcagcgtgccttattcgaatatgtctctttttcgaattatagacactattctttgcaacaccaatagcagcctgcgagtcacagtgtagagagaccggtgttagccgtccgccccacactggtatatcagctaaaaggtttctcaaccattcagcctcttgtcctgccaactcaagagctatgaactcagattccatggtagagcgtgcgatacaagtctgtttagaggacttccacgatatagcacctccacccatggtaaagacataaccactagtagaacagatctcatcgttacctgcaacccagttcgcatcacaatatccctctaacacagcaggaaatttactataatgcaaacataagtcaactgttccttttaggtattttagtaaacgacgaagagcattccagtgttcattactagggttatgtgtataacgactcagtctactaactgcataagcaatatctggtcgagtacagttcattaaaaacatcacactacctaggattttagcatactcttcttgggaaacactcttgcccaagtttttacacaagtgtacactaggatcatagggtgttctagcaggcacatcatcaaagcagttaaactttttcaacactttttcaacataatgagattgacttagacagattccattggggtttcggatgaccttaactcctaggataacatcagcttctcctaagtccttcatctcaaaatgtgatgacaaaaattctttggttctaattatcacctctaaattattaccaagtattaacatgtcatcaacataaaggcatataagcacacaatcagattctattacttttgaataaacacatgaatcagaattgttaaccacatagccattacttatcaaagtgttgttaaatttctcataccactgtttaggtgcttgtttcagtccataaagtgacttgttcagtttacacactttactctcttgaccctcaatcacaaaaccttcaggttgagacatatagatctcttcccttagttcaccattcaaaaaggcagttttaacatccatctgatgtataactaggttatgaatagcagctaaggcgacaagagtcctaatagtcgaaattttggtcacaggagagtaagtatcaaaataatcaatacccttcttttgtgtaaagcctctaactacaagtctagctttgaacctctctattgtaccgtcaggtctcattttctttttaaagatccatttacttgtaatgggtttactacctttaggtaaatcagtcaactcccaagtctgatttgacacaatagagtcaagttcacttttaatagcatctttccaaaaattagcatcaatggatttcattgcctcactataagtttttgggtcatcttctattaaaaaggctgaaacaaactcatcactagcacaaacagtgtatccaagttcagacaacatagttgtatcataatcatcaccaaagttctttgggcatctaggtcttttacttcttctaggttcaacagaaacatcaatagaagtgctactactactagcatgtgaagacaaaTCATGAGATGCAACAGATAAACTAGGAGATGGTACAAAGTTTTTCGAAagggaaaaacatgctcaaagaattcggcatctctagcctcagatatagaacggtcactcaaagacataaatctataagcagagctattttgagcataacctataaacacacaatcataggtcttaggtccaacggtaggtctcctaaaatcaggtaagcccactttagccaaacacccccacactctaaggtaacttaggttaggaggatagcccttccaaatttCATAGGgggtcttgtcaattttcttatgaggtacacgattaagaatgtgacaagcagaaagtattgcttccccccacatatcgtcagataggccagaacttaaaagcatagcattcatcatttcttttaaggttctatttttacgttcagctacaccattggattggggtaaataaggtggactagtctcatgtattaaaccgttttaaaGACAAAAGTCACTAGATAactggatttatactcaccacctctatcagatcttacccttttaatttttctgtcaagttggttctcaacttcatttttaaagtttataaaagagtgttcagcttcatctttagtcttaagcaaatagacacgggtgtatctagaacagtcatctataaacgtaacataataattcttgccacctctacttgcaacatttttgaagtcagctaggtcggtgtgaattaattcaagaagactcgtgttcctagtagtcacaggtttactaggtttctttgtaaacttagcctcaacacagctagcacatttagagaattcttgactcgtcaaactcggaattaaactcatagttctaagttttttaatataatccacattcacatgacctaacctaccatgccaaatatcaatagactcagcgatataagcagaagaagatgcaatattattaatgGCAGAATCAGagttcaatac from Silene latifolia isolate original U9 population chromosome 5, ASM4854445v1, whole genome shotgun sequence encodes the following:
- the LOC141656934 gene encoding zinc-finger homeodomain protein 11-like, which codes for MHITITTKTTNGVLKRHKPYNDHHVIVAAASVLYKECLKNHAASMGRHLVDGCGEFMPSLTATVTDPTSIRCEACGCHRNFHRCEYSPQHRHYPVEARRKRFRTKFSKEQKEKMMEFAVKVGWKVQKCKQELVSVFCKEIGVETGVFKVWMHNNKHTFIVKRSGNTNYENSSSNNNNNNSHTNASSSSS